Part of the Deltaproteobacteria bacterium genome, GTCAATCTGATCAAGAACTCGCTCGAAGCCATCGACGCTCTCGCCGCATCGGGTGGACTCGAGGAAGCGCCTCGCATCCACATCCGCGCCCACGTCGAGGACGACTTTTTCCTCCTCGACGTCACCGATAACGGCATCGGCATTGACATGAAACGCCATAAGCTGATCTTCGCCGCCGGCTACACCACGAAAGAGTCGGGCTCCGGCCTCGGCCTCTATTCGAGCGCCAGCTTTGTCACCGGATCGGGCGGGCAGATCTACCCCATGAGCGACGGCATCGGCTCGGGAACCACCATGCGCATCCGGCTGAGGCGTTCCTCCATCACTCCTCCAGCCGCCGTGCGCTCGGAGATGGAGCCATGACGAAAGAGCAAAGGGACGTCGAAGCGGCCCTGGATCTGCGGGCTTTTACGGAACGGCTCGAGCAGGCCGGGAAGCTCAAGGAGATCAGGGGCGCCCACTGGGACCTGGAGATCGGCGCACTCACCGAGATCGCGGCGGAATCCGGCGAGGGCTCGGCGCTGCTCTTCGACGCCATCCCGGATCATCCGGAAGGGTACCGCGTGCTGAGCAACGTCCTCCGGTCCCCGGAATCCGACGCCCTGGCCCTGGGCATGCCGCCGGATGTCCGCGGCCTGGATGTGGTCCAGGCCGTAAAGGGACGGCTCCAGGACCTGAAGCCCGTTCCTCCTGCCGAAATCGGTGAATCGCCTCTGCTGGAGAACGTCGCCCTCGACGGCGACGTCAACGTGCTCAAGTTCCCCACTCCCAAGTGGCACGCCGACGACGGCGGCCGCTACATCGGCACGTTTACCGCCACGGTCTGCCGCGATCCCGATACCGGCTACGTCAACGTCGGCACGTACCGCGTCCAGGTCCACGACGAGAACACGGTGGGAGTGTGGATGATTCCCGGGAAGCACGGGGACCTCATCACCCGGAAGTACTGGGCGCGCGGCGAGAGCTGTCCGGTGGCCGTCGTGTGCGGCCTACCCCCGGGCATGATGACCGCGAGCGCCGTGGGCATTCCCTGGAACATGAGCGAGTACGACTTCCTGGGGGGCCTCCTGGAAACCCCCGTGCCGGTCATCAAGGGGCAGAAAACCGGGCTGCCGATACCCGCTTTCGCGGACATCGTGCTTGAAGGACACATCCCGCCCCCCGAACAGGAGACCCACGAGGAGGGGCCGTTCGGGGAGTGGCCCGGATACTACGCCTCGGGGTCCCGGCAGGCTCCGGTGGTAAAGGTGGAGGCCGTCTATCATCGCGACAACCCCATCATCACCGGCGACCCGCCGCTCCGGACTTTCCTCAACAGCGAGACCCACAAGTACATCCGCTCGGCCAACATCTGGTCGTCGCTGGAGCGCGCCGGCATCCCCGAGGTGCAAGGAGTGTGGTTTCCGCGGCAGGGCCGCTTCGTGGTCACCGTGGCCATAAAGCAGCGCTACTCGGGCCACGCCAAGCAGGCGGGATACGGCGTCCTCGCCACCCGCGACGGCGGGCGCGACGTGCGCATGGTCGTCGTGGTGGACGAGGACGTGGACATCACCAACATGGGCGAGGTGCTCTGGGCCATGTCCACCCGCTGGGACCCCCGGACCGACTCCGAGATCCTCGACGTGGCCGCCAGCATCCTCAACCCGCGGCTTTCGCCCCAGGACAAGCAGCGCCGGGAGCTGACCACCTCCTGCATGGTGGTGGACGCCTGCCGGCCCTACAGTTGGAAGGACGAGTTTCCGAAGATCTCGACCGTGAGCGACGAATACAAAGCCCAAGTCCGCAAGAAGTGGGCGGACCGGCTGTGACACGGACGACGGGCACCGCGCCCGTTTCACCGACAGGAGGATTTCCCATGCGACACCCATTCCGATCGGCGGCGATCCTCTCGTTGCTCCTGTGCGTGAGCTTCACGGCCACGGCAGGCGCCGAC contains:
- a CDS encoding UbiD family decarboxylase, which codes for MTKEQRDVEAALDLRAFTERLEQAGKLKEIRGAHWDLEIGALTEIAAESGEGSALLFDAIPDHPEGYRVLSNVLRSPESDALALGMPPDVRGLDVVQAVKGRLQDLKPVPPAEIGESPLLENVALDGDVNVLKFPTPKWHADDGGRYIGTFTATVCRDPDTGYVNVGTYRVQVHDENTVGVWMIPGKHGDLITRKYWARGESCPVAVVCGLPPGMMTASAVGIPWNMSEYDFLGGLLETPVPVIKGQKTGLPIPAFADIVLEGHIPPPEQETHEEGPFGEWPGYYASGSRQAPVVKVEAVYHRDNPIITGDPPLRTFLNSETHKYIRSANIWSSLERAGIPEVQGVWFPRQGRFVVTVAIKQRYSGHAKQAGYGVLATRDGGRDVRMVVVVDEDVDITNMGEVLWAMSTRWDPRTDSEILDVAASILNPRLSPQDKQRRELTTSCMVVDACRPYSWKDEFPKISTVSDEYKAQVRKKWADRL